The Leucobacter rhizosphaerae genome includes a region encoding these proteins:
- a CDS encoding FadR/GntR family transcriptional regulator, with amino-acid sequence MPQLQRRPLADQAAEALLARVRDGEWELGAKLPGETTLAGQLGVGRSTVREAIRQLAGRGVLSSRQGAGVFVIALDAPDDWDAVLRRADIVAVIEARAAIEGEAAALAATRRTPADARAIRRALRERDERRSILEDHVDADTAFHRSIVVAAHNPILLELFDGFTPRLRQAMVEMLRLRGAGGAGHTFGTDPDHRAHEQLADAVLARDPAAAAALSRAHLAQLAAALGR; translated from the coding sequence ATGCCCCAGCTCCAGCGCAGACCGCTCGCGGACCAGGCGGCCGAGGCGCTGCTCGCGCGCGTGCGCGACGGCGAGTGGGAGCTCGGCGCGAAGCTGCCGGGGGAGACCACGCTCGCGGGGCAGCTCGGCGTCGGTCGATCGACGGTGCGCGAGGCGATCCGGCAGCTCGCCGGGCGCGGAGTGCTGAGCTCCCGGCAGGGCGCAGGGGTGTTCGTGATCGCCCTCGACGCGCCCGACGACTGGGACGCGGTGCTGCGCCGGGCCGACATCGTCGCGGTGATCGAGGCACGGGCCGCGATCGAGGGAGAGGCCGCGGCGCTCGCCGCGACCCGCCGCACCCCGGCCGACGCGCGTGCGATCCGGCGGGCGCTGCGGGAGCGCGACGAGCGGCGGTCGATCCTCGAGGACCACGTCGACGCCGACACCGCGTTCCACCGCAGCATCGTGGTCGCGGCGCACAACCCCATTCTCTTGGAGCTCTTCGACGGATTCACGCCGCGGCTCCGGCAGGCGATGGTGGAGATGCTGCGGCTGCGGGGCGCCGGCGGTGCCGGGCACACCTTCGGCACCGATCCCGACCACCGGGCGCACGAGCAGCTCGCCGACGCGGTGCTCGCTCGGGATCCCGCCGCAGCGGCCGCACTGAGCCGCGCGCATCTCGCGCAGCTCGCGGCGGCGCTCGGGCGGTGA
- the mscL gene encoding large conductance mechanosensitive channel protein MscL: protein MFKGFKEFLLRGNVVDLAVAVVIGAAFNTVVQKVVDALINPIIGMVFKADSLDGAMIVGLPGGGEIAFGAVIGAVLNFVIVAAVVYFVFVLPMNKLRKPTPESPAVPSEQELLTEIRDLLQAQAATNGGAAPGAAAGPSDRTPRH from the coding sequence ATGTTCAAGGGTTTCAAAGAGTTCCTGCTGCGGGGCAACGTCGTCGATCTCGCGGTCGCCGTTGTCATCGGCGCGGCGTTCAACACCGTCGTGCAGAAGGTGGTCGACGCGCTGATCAATCCGATCATCGGCATGGTCTTCAAGGCCGACTCGCTCGACGGCGCGATGATCGTCGGGTTACCGGGCGGCGGCGAGATCGCGTTCGGCGCCGTCATCGGGGCCGTGCTGAACTTCGTGATCGTCGCGGCGGTCGTGTACTTCGTGTTCGTCCTGCCGATGAACAAGCTGCGGAAGCCGACGCCGGAGTCGCCGGCCGTGCCGAGCGAGCAGGAACTGCTCACCGAGATCCGCGACCTGCTGCAGGCGCAGGCGGCCACGAATGGCGGTGCGGCACCAGGCGCAGCGGCCGGCCCGTCGGATCGCACGCCGCGCCACTAG
- a CDS encoding GyrI-like domain-containing protein — protein MTAAEPGTGSGGAAKVDLKKALPSYRAPRGAFQVLEVPELQYLMIDGHGDPNTAPAYTEALKALYPLAYALKFASARELGRDYVVMPLEGLWWADDLATFTTARDKSRWDWTMMILQPDWLGPADLAAARDRVAAKSAPPRLDEVRWGSLREGTCVQTLHVGSYDDEAPVLAEMHERFIPEQGLRLAGTHHEIYLSDARKVAPEKLRTILRQPVAAAESRPG, from the coding sequence GTGACCGCCGCTGAACCGGGGACCGGATCCGGCGGTGCCGCCAAGGTCGACCTGAAGAAAGCGCTTCCGTCGTACCGGGCGCCGCGCGGCGCGTTCCAGGTGCTCGAGGTGCCGGAACTGCAGTACCTCATGATCGACGGGCACGGCGACCCGAACACGGCCCCGGCCTACACCGAGGCGCTCAAGGCGCTCTACCCCCTGGCGTACGCGCTGAAGTTCGCCAGCGCACGCGAGCTCGGGCGCGACTACGTCGTGATGCCGCTCGAGGGACTGTGGTGGGCCGACGACCTCGCGACCTTCACCACCGCGCGCGACAAGTCGCGCTGGGACTGGACGATGATGATCCTGCAGCCCGACTGGCTCGGCCCGGCGGACCTCGCCGCGGCACGCGATCGGGTCGCCGCGAAGTCCGCGCCGCCGCGGCTCGACGAGGTGCGCTGGGGCAGCCTGCGCGAGGGGACCTGCGTGCAGACCCTGCACGTCGGCTCCTACGACGACGAGGCGCCGGTGCTCGCGGAGATGCACGAGCGGTTCATCCCCGAGCAGGGGCTCCGCCTCGCGGGCACGCACCACGAGATCTACCTGAGCGATGCGCGGAAGGTCGCGCCGGAGAAGCTCCGCACGATCCTGCGGCAGCCGGTCGCTGCCGCGGAGTCGAGGCCGGGCTGA
- a CDS encoding dipeptidase has translation MDHQSTEHPLDAVVRERVAARFDATVEELSELVRIPSVSWPAFDPAHVAHSAEAIAEQLRGLGIFDVVDVRRAPVEGGDELGQPAVVARREPRNGRPTVLLYAHHDVQPPGKDEDWETPPFEPTRRDGRLYGRGAADDKAGVMSHIGAIRALTEALGAAGSHAEALGAAGSGANTDTNTDLDLGIALFIEGEEEWASQSFGNFLRENRDLLAADAIIVADSSNWDVDTPALTVALRGAVAFNVTVETLDRASHSGMFGGAVPDAMLATVRLLDSLWDADGAVAVAGLHTADLDVPVYSEARLREETGLLDGVSPIGRGEILSRLWAQPAISITGIDAPDVANASNTLVPRARVRVSARIAPGQDPEAAYAAITRHLEAHAPFGAKLTFEDAGLGQAFQVDTSGWAVAEVRGAMADAWGVAPVDIGVGGSIPFIAELVEEFPSAQILVTGVEDPDGRAHSPNESLHLETFRKSILTEALFLARLNRRAG, from the coding sequence GTGGACCACCAAAGCACCGAACACCCGCTGGACGCGGTCGTCCGCGAGCGCGTCGCCGCCCGGTTCGACGCCACCGTCGAGGAGCTGTCGGAGCTCGTGCGGATCCCCTCGGTGTCGTGGCCGGCGTTCGATCCGGCGCACGTCGCGCACAGTGCCGAAGCCATCGCCGAACAGCTGCGCGGGCTCGGCATCTTCGACGTCGTCGATGTGCGGCGCGCGCCCGTCGAGGGCGGCGACGAGCTCGGGCAGCCCGCGGTCGTGGCCCGGCGGGAACCCCGGAACGGGCGCCCGACCGTGCTGCTCTACGCGCACCACGACGTGCAGCCCCCGGGCAAGGACGAGGACTGGGAGACGCCTCCGTTCGAGCCCACGCGGCGCGACGGCCGGCTCTACGGCCGCGGCGCCGCGGACGACAAGGCCGGAGTGATGTCGCACATCGGCGCGATCCGCGCGCTCACCGAGGCGCTGGGTGCCGCGGGATCCCACGCCGAGGCGCTGGGTGCCGCGGGATCCGGTGCCAACACCGATACCAACACCGACCTCGACCTCGGCATCGCGCTCTTCATCGAGGGCGAGGAGGAGTGGGCGTCGCAGTCGTTCGGCAACTTCCTGCGCGAGAACCGGGACCTGCTCGCCGCCGACGCGATCATCGTCGCCGACTCCTCGAACTGGGACGTCGACACCCCCGCGCTCACCGTGGCGCTGCGCGGTGCGGTGGCATTCAACGTGACGGTCGAGACGCTCGACCGGGCGTCGCACTCGGGCATGTTCGGGGGAGCGGTGCCCGACGCCATGCTCGCGACCGTGCGCCTCCTCGACAGCCTGTGGGACGCGGACGGTGCGGTGGCGGTCGCGGGACTGCACACAGCCGATCTGGACGTGCCGGTGTACAGCGAGGCGCGGCTGCGGGAGGAGACGGGGCTGCTCGACGGCGTCAGCCCGATCGGGCGCGGCGAGATCCTGTCGCGGCTCTGGGCCCAGCCCGCGATCTCCATCACCGGGATCGATGCCCCCGACGTGGCCAACGCGTCGAACACCCTGGTGCCCCGCGCGCGGGTGCGGGTGAGCGCGCGCATCGCACCGGGTCAGGATCCCGAGGCCGCGTACGCCGCGATCACGCGGCACCTCGAGGCGCACGCCCCGTTCGGCGCGAAGCTGACGTTCGAGGACGCGGGCCTCGGCCAGGCGTTCCAGGTCGACACGAGCGGCTGGGCGGTGGCGGAGGTGCGCGGCGCGATGGCGGACGCGTGGGGCGTCGCTCCCGTCGACATCGGGGTTGGCGGTTCGATCCCGTTCATCGCCGAGCTGGTCGAGGAGTTCCCGAGTGCGCAGATCCTCGTCACGGGGGTCGAGGATCCCGACGGGCGTGCGCACAGCCCGAACGAGTCGCTGCACCTCGAGACGTTCCGCAAGTCGATCCTCACCGAGGCGCTGTTCCTCGCGCGCCTGAACCGGCGCGCGGGCTAG
- a CDS encoding YdeI/OmpD-associated family protein: MALHLETTLLAQGPATAIELTDDQVAALGGGTRAAVIVTIGGRTARLRLGVMGGKNLIGLSKASRAELGVEIGDTVSADIELDSAPREIQVPEDLAAALDADPRVRAAFDALAPSHRKEHVRAVVEAKRSETRARRIASTVETVRASLA; the protein is encoded by the coding sequence ATGGCACTGCACCTCGAGACCACCCTGCTCGCGCAGGGACCGGCGACCGCGATCGAGCTCACCGACGACCAGGTGGCGGCGCTCGGCGGCGGCACACGCGCGGCCGTCATCGTGACGATCGGCGGCCGCACCGCCCGGCTGCGGCTCGGCGTCATGGGCGGCAAGAACCTCATCGGCCTGTCGAAGGCCTCGCGCGCCGAGCTCGGCGTGGAGATCGGCGACACGGTCTCCGCGGACATCGAGCTCGACAGCGCGCCCCGCGAGATCCAGGTGCCGGAGGACCTGGCCGCGGCGCTTGATGCCGACCCCCGCGTGCGGGCCGCCTTCGACGCGCTCGCCCCGTCGCACCGCAAGGAGCACGTGCGGGCCGTCGTGGAGGCGAAGCGGTCCGAGACCCGCGCGCGCCGGATCGCCTCGACGGTCGAGACGGTCCGCGCTTCGCTGGCGTAG
- a CDS encoding ABC transporter ATP-binding protein, translated as MTALVVDAVAHAFRAPGAGRAARRAPRTPVLSEVSFAVEPGTLTALVGPSGCGKSTLLRVLAGLLVPELGSARIGGRDLVGRPGGVAYHPQRDALLPWLRAIDNMTLGAETAGRDRAAARAEALGLLERFGLAGQERAWPDELSGGMRQRVALLRTFLMPQPALVLDEPLGALDALTRRRLQHWLLDLTASDRRPILLVTHDIEEALLLADRVLVLSDRPGRVVHVEERPDAAGRTREQAEGSDRAALRRVLAALDGRAA; from the coding sequence ATGACCGCCCTGGTCGTCGACGCGGTCGCGCACGCCTTCCGCGCGCCGGGAGCGGGGCGCGCCGCACGACGGGCGCCCCGCACGCCGGTGCTGAGCGAGGTGTCGTTCGCCGTGGAGCCCGGCACCCTGACCGCGCTCGTGGGGCCGAGCGGCTGCGGCAAGTCGACCCTGCTGCGCGTGCTCGCCGGGCTGCTCGTACCGGAGCTCGGGAGCGCCCGCATCGGGGGTCGAGACCTCGTCGGGCGACCCGGCGGGGTCGCGTACCATCCGCAGCGCGACGCCCTGCTGCCCTGGCTGCGGGCGATCGACAACATGACCCTCGGTGCCGAGACCGCGGGTCGGGATCGCGCCGCCGCGCGGGCCGAGGCGCTCGGGCTGCTCGAGCGCTTCGGGCTCGCCGGCCAGGAGCGCGCCTGGCCTGATGAGCTCTCGGGCGGCATGCGGCAGCGCGTCGCGCTGCTGCGCACCTTTCTCATGCCGCAGCCCGCGCTTGTGCTCGACGAGCCGCTGGGCGCGCTCGACGCGCTCACCCGGCGGCGGCTGCAGCACTGGCTGCTCGACCTCACCGCGAGCGATCGCCGGCCGATCCTGCTCGTCACGCACGACATCGAGGAGGCGCTGCTGCTCGCCGATCGGGTCCTCGTGCTGAGCGATCGACCCGGCCGCGTCGTGCACGTCGAAGAGCGCCCGGACGCCGCGGGGCGCACGCGCGAGCAGGCGGAGGGCAGCGACCGCGCCGCGCTCCGCCGGGTGCTCGCGGCACTCGACGGGCGGGCGGCGTGA
- a CDS encoding DNA alkylation repair protein, with amino-acid sequence MTEDLLGAQSSQSLIASLERADPGASYAATRAASGELGALTLSERARALARAILVDVDGDRDRLTAVIRWSLADGEFGGWTLWPVGLAASWSAIEADTSGAFDTAMSLMRELTPRMTSEFAIRPLLLHDLDRGLGHLREWTDDPDWNVRRLASEGSRPLLPWGERLPALVRDPAPTLPILDALYADPEESVRRSVANHLNDHSRAHAAAVVAAARSWQERGGTDIERTVRRALRTLVKRGDVDALAVLGFAPASVEVDPLALSVDAVPVGGDVRFRTSVRNTGDQPARLVIDYVLSFPGARGDERSKVFKIAQRSLAPGEATEVAAGHSFRAITTRKYYPGRYGLALQINGVVHERAEFTMEAGS; translated from the coding sequence ATGACCGAAGATCTCCTGGGCGCGCAGTCGTCGCAGTCGCTCATCGCCTCGCTCGAGCGCGCCGACCCGGGTGCGAGCTACGCGGCGACCCGCGCCGCGAGCGGCGAGCTCGGCGCGCTGACCCTGAGCGAGCGGGCGCGGGCACTGGCCCGGGCGATCCTCGTGGATGTCGACGGCGACCGGGATCGGCTCACCGCCGTGATCCGCTGGTCGCTGGCCGACGGGGAGTTCGGCGGCTGGACGCTCTGGCCGGTCGGTCTCGCCGCGTCGTGGAGCGCCATCGAGGCGGACACGAGCGGCGCGTTCGACACCGCCATGTCGCTCATGCGTGAGCTCACCCCGCGCATGACCTCGGAGTTCGCGATCCGGCCGTTGCTGCTGCACGATCTGGACCGCGGCCTCGGCCACCTGCGCGAGTGGACCGATGACCCCGACTGGAACGTCCGCCGCCTCGCGTCCGAGGGCAGCCGCCCGCTGCTGCCCTGGGGCGAACGGCTCCCCGCGCTCGTGCGGGATCCGGCACCGACCCTGCCGATCCTCGACGCGCTCTACGCCGACCCGGAGGAGTCGGTGCGGCGCTCCGTCGCGAACCACCTGAACGACCACAGCCGAGCCCACGCCGCCGCGGTGGTCGCCGCGGCGCGCAGCTGGCAGGAACGCGGCGGCACCGATATCGAGCGCACGGTGCGGCGCGCGCTACGCACGCTCGTGAAGCGCGGCGATGTCGACGCGCTCGCAGTGCTCGGCTTCGCACCGGCCAGCGTTGAGGTGGACCCACTCGCGCTCTCCGTCGACGCGGTGCCCGTGGGCGGTGACGTGCGGTTCCGCACCTCGGTGCGGAACACGGGCGACCAGCCGGCGCGGCTCGTCATCGACTACGTGCTCTCCTTTCCCGGGGCCCGGGGCGACGAGCGATCGAAGGTGTTCAAGATCGCGCAGCGCAGCCTCGCACCCGGCGAGGCCACTGAGGTCGCGGCGGGCCACTCCTTCCGCGCGATCACGACCCGGAAGTACTACCCCGGGCGGTACGGACTGGCGCTGCAAATCAACGGCGTCGTGCACGAGCGCGCCGAGTTCACGATGGAGGCTGGCTCGTGA
- a CDS encoding 2-isopropylmalate synthase, with the protein MTTSSTTTTSSTTPFPGIDTPAGPIPHGAPAWNRQRRSQMPSHRYRDAHTRVEVPEIPRQWPSRRLTGAPLWVPVDLRDGNQALAEPMGPERKRRFFELMVAMGYTEIEVGYPSASQTDFDFVRLLAETDLAPSDVTIVVFTPARRDLIERTVAAIQGITNPVVIHLYTATAPVWREVVLGKDRAALTELILSAGRDLLELAGHLPNVRFQFSPEVFTLTEPDYVLELCDAITELWRATPERPVILNLPATVEIATPNVYADQIEYMHTHLARRDSVILSVHPHNDRGTGVACAELAVLAGAQRVEGCLFGNGERTGNVDLVTLALNLHAQGVDPMIDFSDIDEIRRTVEHCNRIEVHPRHPYAGDLVHTAFSGTHQDAIKKGFAEHRARAAAEGVSERDLEWRVPYLPIDPADLGRSYDAVIRVNSQSGKGGIAYLLEAEFGIALPREAQIAFARRVQAHTDATGAEITAAELRELFESAQLG; encoded by the coding sequence ATGACCACCAGCAGCACCACCACGACCAGCAGCACCACCCCCTTCCCCGGCATCGACACCCCCGCCGGCCCGATCCCGCACGGCGCACCCGCCTGGAACCGGCAGCGCCGCTCGCAGATGCCCTCCCACCGCTACCGCGACGCGCACACCCGCGTCGAGGTGCCGGAGATCCCGCGCCAGTGGCCGTCGCGTCGCCTCACCGGGGCGCCGCTCTGGGTGCCCGTCGACCTGCGCGACGGCAACCAGGCGCTCGCCGAGCCGATGGGCCCCGAGCGCAAGCGCCGGTTCTTCGAGCTCATGGTCGCGATGGGGTACACCGAGATCGAGGTCGGCTACCCCTCGGCCTCGCAGACCGACTTCGACTTCGTACGCCTCCTCGCCGAGACCGACCTCGCCCCGAGCGACGTCACGATCGTGGTGTTCACCCCCGCGCGCCGCGACCTCATCGAGCGCACCGTGGCCGCAATCCAGGGCATCACGAATCCCGTGGTCATCCACCTGTACACCGCCACCGCGCCCGTGTGGCGCGAGGTGGTGCTCGGCAAGGATCGCGCCGCGCTCACGGAGCTGATCCTGTCGGCCGGCCGCGACCTGCTCGAGCTCGCGGGACACCTGCCGAACGTGCGCTTCCAGTTCTCCCCCGAGGTCTTCACCCTCACCGAGCCGGACTACGTGCTGGAGCTCTGCGACGCCATCACGGAGCTCTGGCGGGCGACGCCGGAGCGGCCCGTGATCCTGAACCTGCCCGCCACGGTCGAGATCGCCACCCCGAACGTCTACGCGGACCAGATTGAGTACATGCACACGCACCTCGCCCGGCGCGACAGCGTGATCCTGTCGGTGCACCCGCACAACGACCGCGGCACCGGCGTCGCGTGCGCCGAGCTGGCGGTGCTGGCGGGGGCGCAGCGGGTCGAGGGCTGTCTCTTCGGCAACGGCGAGCGCACCGGCAACGTCGACCTCGTCACGCTCGCGCTCAACCTGCACGCGCAGGGCGTCGACCCCATGATCGACTTCTCCGACATCGACGAGATCCGGCGCACGGTCGAACACTGCAACCGCATCGAGGTGCACCCGCGGCACCCGTACGCCGGCGACCTCGTGCACACCGCCTTCAGCGGCACGCACCAGGACGCGATCAAAAAGGGGTTCGCCGAGCACCGCGCGCGGGCGGCAGCCGAGGGGGTCTCCGAGCGCGACCTCGAGTGGCGCGTACCCTACCTCCCCATCGATCCCGCGGACCTCGGCCGCAGCTACGACGCGGTGATCCGCGTGAACTCGCAGTCGGGCAAGGGCGGGATCGCCTACCTGCTCGAGGCCGAGTTCGGGATCGCGCTGCCGCGGGAGGCGCAGATCGCGTTCGCGCGCCGGGTGCAAGCGCACACCGACGCGACCGGAGCGGAGATCACCGCGGCCGAGCTGCGCGAGCTCTTCGAGTCCGCGCAACTCGGGTAG
- a CDS encoding YihY/virulence factor BrkB family protein has protein sequence MRALIARLLRLRIVRAFLRYSERRGPMLADSITYRALFSVFAAVLLGFSAAALWLGNNPDALAALADSLNTVIPGLADIVDPTQVRANLGFSLVGAASLVGLVGAAISAIGSLRSALRILADELTDQTFILWVLLRNLLVAIAFGGLLVLAVVASTVGALWIPEVTGWLGLSGSPVAEWVTRGFGILVVFAIDTLAVVLVFRLLSGVRASGRALWAGAALGGVGLTVLQELSGLFVRGAASNPLLASFAALIALLIWFNLSAQVILIASSYIITATEESRDRLRAKYGASTLVQRRRQRAEDAVQAATRELRDAQEAERAEREA, from the coding sequence ATGCGCGCCCTCATCGCACGACTCCTCCGACTCCGCATCGTCCGCGCCTTCCTGCGCTACAGCGAGCGCCGCGGCCCCATGCTCGCCGACAGCATCACGTACCGCGCGCTGTTCAGCGTGTTCGCGGCCGTGCTGCTCGGCTTCTCCGCGGCTGCGCTCTGGCTCGGCAACAATCCCGACGCGCTCGCGGCGCTCGCCGACTCGCTGAACACCGTGATCCCCGGGCTCGCCGATATCGTCGACCCGACGCAGGTGCGCGCGAACCTCGGCTTCTCGCTGGTCGGCGCGGCATCGCTCGTGGGCCTCGTGGGGGCGGCGATCAGCGCGATCGGCAGTCTGCGTTCGGCGCTCCGGATCCTCGCCGACGAGCTCACCGACCAGACGTTCATCCTGTGGGTGCTGCTGCGCAATCTGCTCGTCGCCATCGCGTTCGGTGGCCTGCTGGTGCTCGCCGTCGTCGCGAGTACGGTCGGTGCGCTCTGGATTCCCGAGGTCACCGGGTGGCTGGGGCTCTCGGGGAGCCCCGTCGCGGAGTGGGTCACCCGCGGGTTCGGGATCCTCGTGGTGTTCGCTATCGACACCCTCGCGGTGGTGCTCGTCTTCCGGCTCCTCTCCGGCGTGCGGGCTTCCGGGCGCGCCCTCTGGGCCGGCGCGGCTCTCGGCGGAGTCGGCCTCACCGTGCTCCAGGAGCTCTCGGGTCTCTTCGTGCGCGGCGCGGCGTCGAACCCGCTGCTGGCGTCGTTCGCGGCGCTCATCGCGCTGCTCATCTGGTTCAATCTGTCGGCGCAGGTGATCCTGATTGCGAGCAGTTACATCATCACCGCGACGGAGGAGAGTCGGGATCGCCTGCGCGCCAAGTACGGGGCGAGCACGCTCGTGCAGCGGCGACGGCAGCGCGCCGAGGATGCGGTGCAGGCGGCGACCCGGGAGCTGCGGGACGCGCAGGAGGCCGAGCGCGCGGAGCGCGAGGCGTAG
- a CDS encoding DUF6891 domain-containing protein: MSAAQSADWYTPPAAYAIPESWNLSEDARGFLREQVWTMILQGESDPEIYVEMFSEDLDEAGIDDAEAERFFASVIDLRRTQQRALGGLPDTPLRRAFAELASIGVIGRENFTCCGTCGSEEIWDERDNSRTWRGYLYYHEQDAEGIPESRDTYVGYGAFLDAFLPEDEWNALSESARERRYARIVTELMHGEVFPILEKHGVRVTWDGDLGTRILLSNVDAFFAV, from the coding sequence ATGAGTGCAGCGCAGAGTGCAGACTGGTACACCCCGCCCGCAGCGTACGCGATTCCGGAGTCGTGGAATCTCTCGGAGGATGCGCGCGGGTTTCTGCGCGAGCAGGTGTGGACGATGATCCTGCAGGGGGAGAGCGACCCCGAGATCTACGTCGAGATGTTCAGCGAGGACCTCGACGAGGCCGGCATCGACGATGCGGAGGCCGAGCGCTTCTTCGCCTCCGTGATCGACCTCCGCCGCACTCAGCAGCGCGCGCTCGGCGGGCTGCCCGACACCCCGCTGCGCCGGGCGTTCGCGGAGCTCGCGTCGATCGGCGTCATCGGTCGGGAGAACTTCACCTGCTGCGGCACCTGCGGCTCCGAGGAGATCTGGGACGAGCGCGACAATTCGCGCACCTGGCGCGGGTACCTCTACTACCACGAGCAGGACGCCGAGGGGATCCCGGAGAGCCGCGATACCTACGTCGGCTACGGTGCGTTCCTCGATGCGTTCCTGCCGGAGGACGAGTGGAACGCGCTGAGCGAGTCAGCCCGTGAGCGGCGGTACGCGCGCATCGTCACCGAGCTGATGCACGGAGAGGTGTTCCCGATCCTTGAGAAGCACGGTGTGCGCGTCACCTGGGACGGGGATCTCGGCACCCGGATCCTCCTGTCGAACGTCGACGCGTTCTTCGCGGTGTAG
- a CDS encoding ABC transporter substrate-binding protein has product MTRTSSFSTHAARSSTAAIALLSAGLLLAGCSGAASGAGSAGSGTAGTDSDLQQVTLMLNWTPNAHHAGIYYAEQNGLYADAGIDLEIIEPGADIGADAAVAEGQVEFGISQAESVLPARAAGMDIEAIATLLPVNDSVLMGLEGTGLTEDPASLAGLTYGGYGGALETEIMSELATCGGGDPDSIEFIDIGNVDYLAGLAQDRFDVTWVFGGWDALRAQSERDDVVILPLSAHEECIPNWYTPVIVGNGEAMAADPELTRAFLDATSQGYEAVAADPDAGAEALLAGAPELDETLVRDAVAYYAPLFQTDAAGEADRFGQMEEPVWTRFTEFLVQAGMLDDTAPLEGAWTNDYLPAA; this is encoded by the coding sequence GTGACTCGCACTTCTTCGTTCTCCACCCACGCTGCCCGTTCCTCCACCGCGGCGATCGCCCTCCTCTCCGCTGGTCTGCTGCTCGCGGGCTGCAGCGGCGCCGCTTCGGGTGCCGGATCGGCGGGATCCGGCACCGCCGGCACCGACAGCGACCTCCAGCAGGTCACCCTCATGCTGAACTGGACGCCCAACGCGCACCACGCCGGCATCTACTACGCCGAGCAGAACGGCTTGTATGCCGATGCCGGCATCGACCTCGAGATCATCGAACCGGGTGCCGACATCGGTGCCGACGCGGCCGTCGCGGAGGGCCAGGTCGAGTTCGGGATCTCGCAGGCCGAGTCGGTGCTGCCGGCGCGGGCGGCGGGCATGGACATCGAGGCCATCGCCACCCTGCTCCCCGTGAACGACTCCGTGCTCATGGGCCTCGAGGGCACGGGGCTGACGGAGGATCCCGCATCACTTGCCGGGCTCACCTACGGCGGGTACGGCGGGGCGCTCGAGACCGAGATCATGTCGGAGCTCGCGACCTGCGGCGGGGGCGACCCCGACTCGATCGAGTTCATCGACATCGGCAACGTCGACTACCTCGCGGGGCTCGCGCAGGATCGCTTCGACGTCACCTGGGTGTTCGGGGGCTGGGATGCGCTCCGCGCGCAGTCCGAGCGCGACGACGTGGTGATCCTGCCGCTGTCGGCGCACGAGGAGTGCATTCCGAACTGGTACACCCCGGTGATCGTGGGGAACGGCGAGGCGATGGCGGCGGATCCGGAGCTGACGCGCGCCTTCCTCGACGCCACGAGCCAGGGGTACGAGGCGGTGGCGGCGGATCCCGACGCCGGAGCCGAGGCGCTGCTCGCCGGAGCACCCGAGCTCGACGAGACGCTGGTGCGCGACGCCGTGGCGTACTACGCGCCGCTCTTCCAGACCGACGCGGCGGGAGAGGCCGACCGCTTCGGACAGATGGAGGAGCCCGTATGGACGCGCTTCACCGAGTTCCTGGTGCAGGCAGGCATGCTGGACGACACGGCGCCGCTCGAGGGCGCGTGGACGAACGACTACCTGCCCGCGGCCTGA
- a CDS encoding VOC family protein, whose amino-acid sequence MAITLENVGIAVRDIEAAIDFFTDLGLTVVGRDTISGDWADTAVGLDGNHAKIAILQTPDGRGQLEFFEYLHPDAIETEPTLPNEIGMHRVAFGVDDIEASLAIAARHGCHPLRGVANYAGVYKLCYLRGPSGIIVMLAQNLQER is encoded by the coding sequence ATGGCCATCACACTCGAGAACGTCGGTATCGCGGTCCGCGATATCGAGGCGGCGATCGACTTCTTCACCGACCTGGGGCTCACGGTCGTCGGGCGCGACACGATCAGCGGCGACTGGGCCGATACGGCCGTCGGTCTCGACGGCAACCACGCGAAGATCGCGATCCTCCAGACCCCCGACGGGCGCGGGCAGCTCGAGTTCTTCGAGTACCTCCACCCGGACGCCATCGAGACGGAACCCACGCTCCCGAATGAGATCGGCATGCACCGGGTGGCCTTCGGCGTCGACGACATCGAGGCGTCCCTCGCGATCGCCGCCCGGCACGGCTGCCACCCGCTCCGGGGTGTCGCGAACTACGCGGGCGTGTACAAGCTCTGCTACCTCCGCGGCCCGAGCGGCATCATCGTGATGCTCGCGCAGAACCTGCAGGAGCGCTGA